The Leadbetterella byssophila DSM 17132 DNA window ATTGAACCTGGAGGAAGTAGCAAACGGAGTTGAAAAGAAAATCAAGGTAAAGAGATATGTTTCTTGTAAAACTTGTTCAGGAAACGGCTCTAAAAATGGTTCTTCACTTCAAACCTGTACTACCTGTAATGGTTCAGGACAGATCAAGCGTGTACAGCAAACCATGCTAGGTCAGATGGTAACTACCAATACTTGCCACACTTGTAATGGAGAAGGTAAAGTGGTAGTAGAAAGATGTGAAGCTTGTTTTGGTGAAGGCAGGGTCTTAGAGGAAGATATCTTGACCATCAAAATTCCTGCAGGCGTAGGTGAAGGCATGCAGCTATCCATGTCTGGCAAAGGAAACGTTCCGGCAAGAGGTGGTGTAGCAGGTGATCTTCTCATTCAGATTGAGGAGGAAGAACACCCTACCCTAAAGAGAGATGGAAATAATGTAGTTTATGACCTGATGCTAAACTTTGCAGATCTGGCCCTTGGCGGAGATGTTGAAGTTCCTGCCATTAACGGTAGAGTTAAAATCAACATAAAAGCCGGCACTCAAGCAGGAGAGATACTAAGATTAAAAGGCAAAGGTATTAAAGACATCAATGGATACGGTGTGGGAGATCAATTGATCTATATTAATGTTTACACCCCAAAACAACTTACCGCAGAAGAAAGAAGTCTTCTGGAAAAGATCAAATCTTCTCCTAATTTCCAGCCAAAGGCAGGAAGTGAAGGAAAAGGTTTCTTCTCCAAGATGAAAGATTTATTCAACTAAGAGGGCTT harbors:
- the dnaJ gene encoding molecular chaperone DnaJ, with amino-acid sequence MAKKDYYELLGVDKNATADELKKAYRKLAIKYHPDKNPGDKEAEEKFKEIAEAYSVLSDPDKKARYDRFGHQGVGGGFNGGGAGGFNMEDIFSQFGDIFGDSSPFSSFFGGGGGRRAVRKGSDLRIKLKLNLEEVANGVEKKIKVKRYVSCKTCSGNGSKNGSSLQTCTTCNGSGQIKRVQQTMLGQMVTTNTCHTCNGEGKVVVERCEACFGEGRVLEEDILTIKIPAGVGEGMQLSMSGKGNVPARGGVAGDLLIQIEEEEHPTLKRDGNNVVYDLMLNFADLALGGDVEVPAINGRVKINIKAGTQAGEILRLKGKGIKDINGYGVGDQLIYINVYTPKQLTAEERSLLEKIKSSPNFQPKAGSEGKGFFSKMKDLFN